One genomic region from Athalia rosae chromosome 3, iyAthRosa1.1, whole genome shotgun sequence encodes:
- the LOC105687685 gene encoding uncharacterized protein LOC105687685 — protein MHRAMEFWNISLFATLFLFVRIHGNPPRATNHAEFPTHVDDVSDSSNQNSDKCSKVFHETIAAATDDMGAINETQLTSTLKKITNDFIVCIFLSSENFAKIPHLAAFGNSVGKRNPESRRSSGNGIFGRGAASLARKPMIENQKTGCIDLNRVLKDRMWQRVVEFVDEFDDDGTQGDYVFLMRSLLFEVSESVLGGNLLRGVKRIVKDTLEPYAAEIIQLGPVPNNLVREVGSRLRRSQDQNCTRDFDQYIVDIPVCDIPDITGMLKCVYYNVTGLTALQSWLKDDPDTSPEFWDPFKIKLHADLNRLLHAITSSKALEAKNCANPGSFNSHWKRIYKARRSVTNCMNLARSELDRKGNNADVLKVKKIDKCLKSANADAEDLVEFFTHADDVNSFMFAALTALEQDVVVKILKRQLEFYKILRPLGDFVLEQIDSGILEPDDDTMRENSFAWNIVLEWETSTEADLEQRLVNQFEEAPLTDPNCPLEYLDDNSPDSILDNDCWRLAFEDLLIIESAVNAAGLSLQVVFYGDPILMNYIYIVDQELAAARRRLRLLPPLLTSDHADPVEEYLLTLHMNDVNHLHDSRQTGYKRYPRSNKLAKA, from the exons ATGCACCGAGCCATGGAGTTTTGGAATATATCGTTATTCG CGACGTTATTCCTCTTCGTTCGAATCCATGGAAATCCTCCGCGAGCGACGAATCACGCGGAATTTCcgacacacgtcgacgacgtttccgactcgtcgaatcaaaattcCGACAAATGTTCGAAAGTCTTCCACGAAACGATAGCGGCAGCCACCGACGACATGGGGGCGATAAACGAGACCCAACTGACGTCGACGCTGAAGAAGATAACGAACGATTTCATAGTCTGCATTTTTCTGAGCAGCGAGAACTTCGCCAAGATCCCTCATCTCGCCGCGTTCGGAAATTCGGTGGGTAAAAGAAATCCTGAATCGAGACGATCGAGTGGAAACGGGATATTTGGCAGAGGTGCGGCCTCCTTAGCCAGAAAACCGATGATCGAAAACCAGAAGACCGGATGTATTGACTTGAACAGAGTACTGAAAGACCGAATGTGGCAGAGGGTCGTTGAATTCGTCGACGAATTCGACGATGACGGGACTCAGGGAGACTACGTGTTTCTCATGAGATCGCTGCTCTTCGAAGTTAGCGAGTCCGTACTCGGTGGAAATTTACTCCGAGGTGTCAAGCGTATAGTGAAAGATACGCTGGAACCGTACGCGGCGGAAATAATCCAACTCGGCCCGGTACCGAATAATTTGGTCAGGGAAGTTGGCAGCAGACTGCGACGATCGCAGGATCAGAATTGCACCAGGGACTTCGATCAATATATCGTCGATATCCCGGTGTGCGATATACCGGACATCACGGGCATGTTGAAATGTGTTTATTACAACGTAACCGGACTGACCGCTCTCCAATCCTGGCTCAAGGACGACCCCGACACCTCGCCGGAATTCTGGGATCCCTTCAAGATAAAACTTCACGCCGACTTGAACCGTTTGCTCCACGCGATAACGAGTAGCAAGGCTTTGGAAGCGAAGAACTGCGCGAATCCGGGGAGTTTCAATTCCCACTGGAAGAGAATTTACAAGGCTAGAAGGTCGGTTACGAATTGCATGAATTTGGCGCGTTCCGAACTGGACAGGAAGGGTAACAACGCGGACGTTCTGAAGGTAAAGAAAATCGACAAATGCCTGAAATCCGCAAACGCGGACGCCGAGGATctcgtcgaatttttcacgcACGCCGACGACGTAAATTCATTCATGTTCGCGGCTTTGACGGCGCTGGAACAGGACGTCGTTGTAAAAATCCTGAAGAGGCAGCTcgaattttacaaaatattaCGACCCCTCGGTGACTTCGTACTGGAACAAATTGACTCCGGGATACTGGAACCGGATGACGATACTATGCGGGAGAATAGTTTCGCTTGGAATATCGTTCTCGAGTGGGAAACGTCGACTGAAGCTGATCTGGAACAGCGATTGGTCAACCAGTTCGAAGAAGCCCCTCTGACGGATCCAAATTGCCCGTTAGAATATCTGGATGACAATTCACCGGACAGTATACTGGATAACGATTGCTGGAGATTGGCATTCGAGGATCTCTTGATCATCGAGTCGGCCGTTAATGCGGCAGGTCTTTCGCTGCAGGTCGTATTCTACGGAGATCCGATACTGATGAATTACATCTACATCGTGGATCAAGAATTGGCAGCGGCGAGGCGGCGGCTACgacttcttcctcctcttcttacCTCGGATCACGCAGATCCCGTGGAGGAGTATTTGTTGACGTTGCACATGAACGACGTTAATCATTTACACGATTCACGGCAGACCGGTTACAAGAGGtatcctcgatccaacaaattGGCCAAAGCCTAG